The Listeria sp. PSOL-1 genome includes a region encoding these proteins:
- a CDS encoding SDR family oxidoreductase, translated as MNTFVEGKYVLITGASSGLGKEIAFEVARLRGVPILLSRSSEKLAAISEEIRQVYGIDVPYYRFDVTDFEQMEALIAQITDKYSLSVLINCAGFGLFELAVDTPFAVTEKMFQTNVLGLIKLTQLILPELNKRKQAHIVNIASQAGKIATPKSAVYSATKFAVLGYSNALRMEISSKKIYLTCINPGPIRTNFFNTADKSGDYLEKVNHFVLSPNKVARKTVAILGKKRRELNLPFSMNIVSRLYQVMPQVIEFLGKNAFLKK; from the coding sequence ATGAATACGTTTGTTGAAGGAAAGTATGTTTTGATTACAGGTGCCTCAAGTGGTTTAGGCAAAGAGATTGCATTTGAAGTAGCTAGGCTTCGTGGAGTGCCTATTTTACTTTCACGTAGTAGTGAGAAACTCGCAGCAATTTCAGAAGAGATCCGACAAGTTTACGGGATTGACGTACCTTATTATCGTTTCGATGTTACTGATTTTGAACAAATGGAAGCGCTCATAGCACAAATAACTGATAAATATTCACTTTCGGTCTTAATAAATTGTGCGGGCTTTGGTTTGTTTGAGCTGGCAGTTGATACACCTTTTGCAGTTACAGAGAAAATGTTTCAAACAAACGTCCTTGGCTTAATTAAATTAACACAGCTTATCTTACCTGAATTAAATAAAAGAAAGCAAGCGCACATTGTCAATATCGCTTCACAAGCTGGGAAAATTGCCACACCAAAATCAGCTGTTTATTCAGCAACAAAATTTGCTGTATTAGGTTATTCTAATGCTTTAAGAATGGAAATTAGCAGCAAAAAAATTTATCTCACTTGTATTAATCCTGGACCTATTCGAACGAATTTTTTCAATACAGCGGATAAATCTGGAGACTATTTAGAAAAAGTGAATCATTTTGTTTTATCTCCGAACAAAGTTGCACGCAAAACAGTTGCTATATTGGGGAAAAAACGACGTGAGCTCAATTTGCCGTTCAGTATGAATATCGTTTCGCGTCTTTATCAAGTAATGCCCCAAGTAATCGAGTTCTTAGGGAAAAACGCCTTTTTAAAAAAATAA
- the rnz gene encoding ribonuclease Z codes for MELFFLGTGAGVPSKGRNVSSVALSMLNERNAIWLFDCGEATQHQILKSPVKLGKINTIFITHMHGDHIFGLPGLLSSRSFQGGESELFIYGPKGIEAFIRQSLELSASRLTYPLTVVELENEGSFQKDDIYIHYAELYHGVKSYGYRLEEADKAGALDAERLKEEGVTPGPLFSRLKKGEQVMLPDGRMIDGKDYIGAPQKGKIVAIFGDTRQTEAELDLAHGADVVVHEATFSGDKKELAHEYWHSTTYEAATLAEKAEAKQLILTHISSRYDKEASKELLLEAREIFPNTEMAYDFSTFIVGGAKEE; via the coding sequence ATGGAATTATTTTTTTTAGGAACCGGAGCGGGCGTGCCTTCAAAGGGGCGAAATGTAAGCTCTGTTGCGCTTTCGATGTTAAATGAAAGAAATGCGATTTGGCTGTTTGATTGCGGTGAAGCAACCCAACACCAAATTTTAAAAAGTCCAGTCAAACTTGGAAAAATAAATACTATTTTTATTACACATATGCATGGAGATCATATTTTTGGTTTACCAGGATTACTTAGTAGTCGCTCTTTTCAAGGCGGGGAAAGTGAGCTTTTTATCTATGGCCCTAAAGGGATAGAAGCTTTTATCAGACAATCACTTGAACTAAGCGCGTCACGCCTTACTTATCCACTTACTGTGGTTGAACTTGAAAATGAAGGATCTTTTCAAAAAGATGACATCTATATTCATTATGCTGAACTTTATCATGGTGTAAAAAGCTATGGTTACCGGTTAGAGGAAGCAGATAAAGCAGGTGCGCTTGATGCTGAACGTTTGAAAGAGGAGGGAGTCACTCCAGGACCTCTTTTTAGTCGTTTAAAAAAGGGCGAACAAGTCATGCTTCCAGATGGACGAATGATTGATGGGAAAGACTACATTGGAGCGCCGCAAAAAGGAAAAATCGTGGCTATCTTTGGAGACACTAGACAAACGGAAGCGGAACTAGACCTCGCTCATGGTGCTGATGTTGTTGTCCATGAAGCTACATTTTCAGGAGACAAAAAGGAATTGGCACATGAATATTGGCATTCAACAACATATGAGGCAGCAACTTTAGCAGAAAAGGCAGAGGCAAAGCAGTTGATTTTAACACATATTAGCTCGCGTTATGATAAAGAAGCAAGCAAGGAGTTGCTTCTTGAGGCACGTGAAATTTTTCCAAACACAGAGATGGCTTATGATTTTTCAACATTTATAGTAGGTGGTGCAAAAGAAGAATGA
- the zwf gene encoding glucose-6-phosphate dehydrogenase: protein MTDVIEQKALITIFGGTGDLANRKLYPSLYHLYSKGSLSKHFAVIGTARRKWSNEFFREKIKEAIKDIKGSDEFADDFISHFYYQSHDVTDKESYVTLKDLSDELDKKYHLEGNRLFYLAMAPNFFGTIASRIKSEGFVDTKGFHRLIIEKPFGHDLASAKELNESLRQAFREDEIYRIDHYLGKEMIQNISVIRFANSIIESLWNNRYISNIQVTLSEVLGVEDRGRYYEESGALRDMVQNHILQIVSLLAMEVPIKLTTDEIRHEKVRALRSLRVYEGDAVHKNFVRGQYGPGILDGTKHAGYREEDNVDSDSNTETFVAAKLMIDNFRWAGVPFYIRTGKRLAKKATQIAIHFKDVPLNLFSEQKSLAGNVLVIHIQPNEGITLHMNVKKTGQGMETMPVNLDYAHSSQVGMNTPEAYEKLILDCLRGDATYFSHWDEVSLSWNFIDHIAGVWERTKENFPNYKPGTMGPQEADDLLLQDGFQWFSVE from the coding sequence ATGACAGATGTGATAGAACAAAAAGCTTTAATTACCATTTTTGGCGGTACGGGAGATTTAGCTAATCGCAAACTTTACCCTTCGCTATACCATTTATACAGCAAAGGCTCTCTTAGCAAGCATTTTGCAGTGATTGGTACAGCACGCCGCAAATGGAGCAATGAATTTTTTCGTGAAAAAATCAAAGAGGCAATTAAAGATATTAAAGGCTCAGATGAATTTGCTGATGACTTTATTTCCCACTTTTACTATCAATCACATGATGTAACGGATAAAGAGTCTTACGTAACGCTGAAAGATTTATCTGATGAATTGGATAAAAAATATCATCTTGAAGGAAATCGACTTTTTTATCTAGCAATGGCGCCGAACTTCTTTGGCACAATCGCTAGTCGCATCAAATCAGAAGGGTTTGTAGATACAAAAGGCTTCCATCGTTTAATCATTGAAAAGCCATTTGGACATGATCTAGCTAGCGCTAAAGAATTAAATGAATCCCTGCGTCAAGCTTTTAGAGAAGATGAAATCTATCGAATTGATCATTACTTAGGTAAGGAAATGATTCAAAATATTTCTGTTATCCGTTTTGCGAACTCTATTATTGAATCGCTTTGGAATAACCGTTATATCAGCAATATTCAAGTTACTTTAAGCGAGGTGCTTGGGGTTGAAGATCGTGGTCGCTACTATGAAGAAAGTGGAGCACTTCGCGATATGGTCCAAAACCATATTCTACAAATCGTCTCTCTTCTTGCCATGGAAGTGCCTATCAAACTTACAACTGATGAAATTCGTCATGAAAAAGTTCGTGCTTTACGCTCTCTTCGTGTTTATGAAGGAGATGCGGTTCACAAAAATTTTGTGCGTGGTCAATATGGCCCTGGTATATTAGATGGCACAAAGCATGCTGGATACCGCGAAGAAGATAACGTAGATTCTGATTCTAATACAGAAACGTTTGTTGCTGCTAAATTAATGATTGATAATTTCCGCTGGGCGGGTGTTCCTTTTTACATACGAACAGGAAAACGCTTAGCGAAAAAAGCTACACAAATTGCCATTCATTTTAAAGATGTGCCACTTAACTTATTTAGCGAACAAAAATCCCTTGCTGGAAATGTTCTTGTTATTCATATTCAACCAAATGAAGGAATCACACTCCATATGAACGTTAAAAAAACTGGTCAAGGAATGGAAACGATGCCGGTAAACCTTGATTATGCTCATTCATCACAAGTTGGGATGAATACACCCGAAGCCTATGAAAAATTAATTCTTGATTGTTTACGCGGTGATGCAACTTACTTTTCACATTGGGATGAAGTAAGCTTATCATGGAATTTTATTGACCATATAGCTGGGGTTTGGGAAAGAACAAAAGAAAATTTCCCTAATTATAAACCTGGCACAATGGGGCCTCAAGAAGCAGATGATTTGCTTCTGCAAGATGGTTTTCAATGGTTTTCGGTTGAGTAA
- a CDS encoding WxL domain-containing protein — MKKEKIMIISSVAFLAPLVSSLTLPVLVEAATDNQNATTNGTVLFKTNDEPTPPIVPPVPPDDSSDPNGADDPTNNTEPLRIDIAPNFHFGTFSVGTGNHTAQNTRQESNLQVTDGRGTLAGWTVSVAKTELKNKDDVLPATLQLTPGTVKNSNKEAVTLKGNLTAPVTVTTAAQPILAAEQNEGGGTYYQNFDDNKAELSFNSDQAKVGTYTSTITWTLSSATPEGAR; from the coding sequence ATGAAAAAAGAAAAAATCATGATAATAAGTAGCGTAGCTTTTTTAGCTCCACTAGTTAGTAGTCTTACCCTGCCAGTCTTAGTTGAAGCAGCAACCGATAATCAAAACGCAACAACGAATGGAACGGTCTTATTTAAAACAAATGACGAACCTACTCCTCCAATTGTACCGCCAGTTCCACCAGATGATTCAAGTGATCCAAATGGTGCTGATGATCCAACAAATAACACAGAACCTCTTCGTATTGACATTGCACCGAACTTTCACTTTGGAACTTTTAGCGTAGGGACAGGAAACCACACTGCTCAAAATACACGTCAAGAAAGCAATTTACAAGTGACAGATGGACGTGGAACATTAGCTGGTTGGACTGTTTCTGTTGCAAAAACAGAATTAAAAAACAAGGATGATGTTTTACCTGCTACGCTTCAATTAACACCAGGAACTGTAAAAAATAGTAACAAAGAAGCTGTTACTTTAAAAGGCAATCTTACTGCTCCTGTTACAGTAACTACTGCTGCTCAACCTATTTTAGCAGCTGAACAAAATGAAGGTGGCGGTACTTATTATCAAAACTTTGATGACAATAAAGCGGAACTTTCTTTTAATAGTGACCAAGCGAAAGTAGGTACTTATACATCTACCATAACGTGGACGCTATCTTCTGCCACTCCTGAAGGTGCCCGCTAA
- a CDS encoding DUF916 and DUF3324 domain-containing protein, with translation MALLVKQKYLKSSISFLLFLLLLLLFPLTSHAVDLSYEVKPHLDPQSGKKGLDYFYSEVKPNETKTFSFDIINHSNSEARFKVQLNRAVTNKNGFIDYSIQSKKKVPHDFNQMVNEREQEVTVPAQGKKEVTFTVKLPKQKFQGIVLGGVYVTEINTASAKDASNSKSGIGFNQQLAYAMAVVLQEEVPYKGGSKVQLYKIQPTPNEAQATLKLDMENIRPNILNNVSLKMKIYRSGEKSVYKTLQKQQMRFAPSDRFKLFIPWSAAEMKPGDYEVDIEVTSGQEKWLFKKKFSISKDDNALLKAEGTPFAEEKSPSMIIYWLLGLLAITVIILVIIILRRKRK, from the coding sequence ATGGCTTTACTGGTCAAACAAAAATATCTAAAGAGCAGTATAAGTTTCTTACTTTTTTTACTTCTCCTTCTTTTGTTTCCTTTAACTAGCCATGCAGTGGATTTATCATATGAAGTTAAGCCACACTTAGACCCCCAATCAGGGAAAAAAGGGCTTGATTATTTCTACTCTGAAGTAAAGCCAAATGAAACGAAAACTTTTTCTTTTGATATTATCAATCATTCAAATTCAGAGGCGCGCTTTAAAGTTCAATTGAACCGCGCCGTAACGAATAAAAATGGTTTTATTGATTACAGTATACAAAGTAAAAAAAAAGTACCTCATGATTTTAATCAAATGGTAAATGAACGTGAGCAAGAAGTGACCGTACCCGCCCAAGGAAAAAAGGAAGTCACATTTACAGTCAAGCTTCCAAAACAAAAATTCCAAGGTATCGTTTTAGGCGGTGTATATGTTACTGAAATAAATACAGCTTCAGCTAAAGATGCTTCTAACTCCAAATCCGGAATTGGATTTAATCAACAATTAGCCTACGCTATGGCGGTTGTGCTTCAAGAAGAAGTGCCTTATAAAGGAGGCAGCAAGGTGCAGCTGTACAAGATTCAGCCTACACCAAATGAAGCACAAGCAACACTTAAGCTCGATATGGAAAACATCCGGCCTAACATTTTAAATAACGTTTCTCTTAAAATGAAAATTTATCGATCAGGAGAAAAGTCAGTATATAAAACATTGCAAAAACAACAGATGCGCTTTGCACCAAGCGACCGGTTTAAGTTATTTATTCCTTGGTCTGCAGCAGAAATGAAACCTGGTGATTATGAAGTAGATATTGAAGTCACGTCTGGCCAAGAAAAATGGCTATTCAAAAAGAAATTTTCAATCTCTAAGGATGACAACGCCCTCTTAAAAGCGGAAGGCACACCCTTTGCAGAAGAGAAGTCCCCTTCTATGATCATTTACTGGCTACTTGGTTTGCTTGCGATCACCGTCATTATATTAGTCATCATTATTTTACGCAGAAAAAGGAAGTGA
- a CDS encoding LPXTG cell wall anchor domain-containing protein, with translation MTETNTTIKLNPNPNPIVENGDLTEVATQKIVLTPSEARLPKTGDQSLPPAFIVSIGFLCILAVVLRKIGAKLMN, from the coding sequence ATGACAGAGACAAATACAACGATAAAACTGAACCCTAATCCAAATCCTATTGTGGAAAATGGAGATTTGACTGAGGTAGCCACACAAAAAATCGTGCTAACCCCAAGTGAAGCACGTTTACCAAAAACAGGTGACCAGTCTCTTCCTCCTGCCTTTATTGTTAGTATCGGTTTTCTTTGTATTTTAGCAGTAGTTCTTCGGAAAATAGGTGCTAAATTGATGAACTAA
- a CDS encoding TIGR02328 family protein, with protein MRLWHEQLIPLLPRQQLLGQHRECCALRGNGWGKSHSTVNYIFTHPPYRLFQYHKKVMDEMTKRGYAVTSLWYNPYYRGKNCPSYLPTDLLLLKETSPTYPEHDSAYFKACLENLRQKGIHIATKIT; from the coding sequence ATGCGTTTGTGGCACGAACAGCTTATTCCATTATTACCTCGTCAACAATTACTTGGGCAACACAGAGAATGTTGTGCCTTAAGAGGTAACGGATGGGGGAAATCACACTCCACTGTTAATTATATCTTCACTCATCCTCCTTATCGGTTATTTCAGTACCATAAAAAGGTCATGGACGAGATGACAAAAAGGGGATATGCCGTGACTTCACTATGGTACAATCCCTATTATCGTGGCAAAAACTGTCCCTCTTACCTTCCAACAGATCTACTTTTATTAAAAGAAACCTCCCCTACTTATCCAGAACATGACTCTGCCTATTTCAAAGCCTGCCTCGAAAATTTAAGGCAAAAAGGGATTCATATAGCAACCAAAATAACCTAG
- a CDS encoding DUF6884 domain-containing protein, translating into MLIIPSGKPKIWDKNPDYGPTRAKYAYTGTFHCLAKTYAEMFSPDDYLILSPKYGFLYPEDWVKKTYDVRFTLNGVNQHTISLADLKKSWQEKTAQRKIAEIIMIGGKKYLPLMEQVLAAKIKISLPLAGSSGIGIMQQKLKKAIQEREPLADRTQNKQS; encoded by the coding sequence ATGTTAATTATTCCATCAGGTAAACCTAAGATCTGGGATAAAAATCCAGACTATGGACCTACTCGTGCAAAATATGCTTATACAGGAACGTTTCATTGCCTTGCCAAAACTTATGCAGAAATGTTTTCACCTGATGATTATCTGATTTTATCTCCTAAATACGGCTTTTTATATCCAGAAGATTGGGTCAAAAAGACCTATGATGTGCGCTTTACATTAAATGGTGTGAATCAACACACCATCAGTTTAGCTGACTTGAAAAAAAGCTGGCAAGAAAAAACAGCGCAACGAAAAATAGCCGAAATCATTATGATTGGTGGAAAAAAATATTTGCCCTTAATGGAGCAAGTTTTAGCAGCAAAAATAAAGATCAGCTTACCACTTGCTGGCTCATCTGGTATTGGTATTATGCAGCAAAAATTAAAAAAAGCGATTCAAGAAAGAGAACCGCTAGCCGATCGTACTCAAAATAAACAAAGCTAA